In Amphiprion ocellaris isolate individual 3 ecotype Okinawa chromosome 5, ASM2253959v1, whole genome shotgun sequence, the genomic stretch CTTCATATGTAGCagagtatgtgtgtgagtggCTCACCATTACTTTTGTTCCTTTTTCCAAGAAGGAAGACACCAagaaagagttaaaaaaaaaagaaaaaaaaaaaggacaatgtGGTTTAGTACATGGTGCTGCAGCAGTGTTGGACATGTATGCACAGTTGTTCATGAATGGTGACTTTTTTTCCCACACTTACGATATTTTCAGATTGTCTTTCCTTTACTGTGTGCATGACGGACTCGAGCAAAAGCAAGTAGGTGCTTGAATAGAATCAGTTTCATACAGTGGCCCTGAAGTGCTTGACTCACTGCAGCTTGAGAAAACTCATGCAAAtagacaaaagaaaagcaaaaagaaaaaaaaaacacagtttatcaGTCACACTATACGGGCATAGCATGTAGAAAAAAACGTGGGATTATGCAACCAAAAAGTtgtacaaacaaaacagaaatgactttttttaacatttcgaTTTTTCTATCGTTCAAAACtgtggggtcactttgaaatgtccttattttttaaagaaaaggtttttttttcaatgaagataacatcaaatgaatcagaaaacccagtctagacactgttaatgtgataaattctatctggaaacggctgatttttaatggaatatctccataggggtacagaggaacatttccagcaaccatcactcctgtgttctaatgctacattgtgttagttaatggtgttgaaaggataacttatgattagaaaacccttgtgcaattatgttagcacatgaataaaagtgtgaattttcatagaaaacatgaaattatctgggcgaccccaaacttttgaacggtagtgtatagaAATATTTTATACTGTTATTTGAAATGGCAGGCTAGCAGTAAGCGAAAGGTTAACAGCAGATATCTGTAATAGCAAATGAATAATGTAATCACAATGTTAAGCTTAAAGTATGTTTTAACTTTTTGGCTTTTTAGTGTCCCCTGTagacttctgttgttttgtacCTCACCAGCCCtgcaaaacaactcaaaatattCAGTGAACTATTGAAATTTGCTAatttcaagaaagaaaaaaaaatgcaaatgggTCACGCAAAAATGACTTGAGGGCAGATTCAGGCAAAGCAGACATGTTTCTTTTTAAGCTGGAGCTGAAAAGTagacaaataaagaaattactTGACAagattattgtattttattcttttaattgTCCTGTAAAAGATGTTACTACTTCTATGTGACGCGCAAAACTTTCTGGATTTGATTGCATTGTCCCTTTTTACAGCACATTTCTGTATTTGGTTGTATTTTCTTAGCATTTTCTTACTAAATGCTACATGTGTTGTAAAACTGATGAGtttaatttgcttttcttttgattattttcacaCATGTTCACACGTTGTAGCGCACTGAGCTTTCAGGGCCACCATACTTTACTACACTGCAACAGGTTGTGTCCTCTTTCTCTGGCGTACAGACACTGTGCCATTGGGTCAAAGCTTTTAGTGTCTGACCTTTGACACTCATTGACTCAGCAAACAACTTAAGAGGAATGTTCAACCTGACAGgatcacaaaaacagaaagccGGGGAGGTCCATAAagccaaaaatgacaataacgaaTGGATTCCTCTGGATTATTGAGCATCTGTCACATTGTTTCAGGAAGGAATTGGATATGTGGCCTTATTTCTGTCATAATCCTACGAGTATGTGCGAGGGAGGACTCTATTTTTATATGACGACACAGGAAACCTGTGGTATTTTGCATGCTTTTTTGGCTGATATGCTGCCAATGATTGTACTATCTGTATCTTTATTCATATCTGAAAAATGACTTCAGACAACATTCCTACATGTGTTGACTTGTGTACTGTGCAGGAACATTCTTTCtatttctgctgttgttgtgtaCAGTATAGCTGAAGGAACTGCCAGCATAATAACCCGGAACATATAGGACATACATGAATGGTAGGGTAGATTTGTATGACgttttaaaacatgcatgcatgtgtgatCAGTAAAGCACACCAACCCAAAGTCATATAACCtattgcatatttttgtacGAAGCATGCTGAGCTTTCCACACAGAGTGTACAGGATGAGCTAATCACACTGACAAACTATATTCTGCTCATCGTTTCTCCACAGTCTGCTGTGTTCTGTACATGTAGGTCAAATGTAAATATGTTAAAGTGATGTACAGACAATTTTGTGAGCTGTCTTCCTTCCCTCCGTTCTGTTCCTCTATGATACtctaaatgtgttatttttgtctctatttgtGTTGGTCGGAACTTATCTATAAgtttgtcactgtttttttttgcttagaaACCAAATAAAGATGTTATTTAAGGCTCAACTGTAGTAATGGTGGTAATTGCTGGGCTATTGGCTGTAGAAAAATGATTagggttgtttttattttcggTTTATGGGGGGTTAATCTGACTTTTGGATGACACCACACAAGGACCTTctaatttttctaatttattgttttgttttttttcatggggATTAAATTGCTGCAGTTTTTAGTGTATAACATTCAACCTTTAATATACATTTTGGTTGCGGCTGTGAAATAATTACAGCTTAAATTATATTTGTTCACCTTGTtaccattatttttttcagtcaatgTCAATTTTTTCAGTCAATGTTTCCCAGACAGGTCATTCTCAACTCTTTACCCTTAGCCAGGTATTAAATTAGCCATTTAAATATCACCCTGCAGTTTGACTGTATAAGTTAACTGAGCAAGAAAatctcaataaaaagaaaaaaaaaacatcacagtaaggAGTTCACTCGTAATAGAGTGAGTTTTAAATGCACAGTCTAAACCTTGAGGGTGCCGTGTTCTTTAAATATTGGTTTAATCACGGAGTGGAAGAGAATGTCCTGTTTTATAGGACAACACTGCCACTCAGTGGAgggataatgaaaaaaaaaaacactactaaACTGGAAATGATGGTTTGTGAAGTTATGAAGAGATTTCAAATTCTGATAAAACATAAGCAGAGGAAGGCTTCTTACAAATTCCCCTCTTCCAACAAGTCATCCTACTCAGATGTACTGCTGCTCCACTCTCACTGTGGGACACTACTGCTGCCTTCAGGTACTCCTCATGGTTCCTATGTCTGGATCTATGGAACTACATACTGAATTTCTGGGAATTTTACTGTAGATTGGTTATCTTTCTACAGAGTGACAAAGAGGcatttgcttttaaatgtgtatttgatGATATTACGTAGTCAGTTTAGGCTTTGGCAGTGGCTTTATTCATTCTCCTAAATATCAGTGGTGGATCCAGGAGACTTTTAGGTAGctactttattgatcctgagGGATATTTAAGAAACCAGCAGCAtattaaacatacagaatataCATAAATAAGCGATAAGAGCAGAACACATGGGATGTAGAGATATAGAAAATACAAAGGCATAATTATGCACAGAATATATACTGAAGCTATAAGACTGTGTAGATGGTGTGAAAGTAGGCAGGCAAATACAAATCAAATAAGAACTGTGCAATTAGTAATGTGTACATAATCAGAGATGTCCGTTTATATACATCAATGTTTCTGATTAAccaatattttcaaataaagaGCAGATGGAATAGTAAATGTTTATCTCTCTCATCACTTTTATAGGAGGTGTCCAGGCAGAGACCATCACTCAATTCACTGTTGGCTAAAGTGTTTCTTTTGGGTTATTCAGCCCTCACGTTAGATTTGCAGGTATGATTTATGATTatgtttagacattttaaattttgcCTGCAAAACTCACTGAAAAAACTTCCTTGGTTGTTGtcagtttttgcatttcatttttgtatttggtTGCATTTGATGAACTGACAAATTGAATTTGCTcttcttttgatcattttcctAAATAACAATTACTCACAATGTGATAACGcaatttcttgttatttttttcagcaaatcaCTGTTGGCCAAAGTCTTGTTTTGGATCATTCactctttgtttgcttttgcagGTAAGAGTTAAATTAGGATTAGATACTGAGATTTAGGCTTGTTTAGTAAGATATTAGGACACACTTAGATTTATGTTTGTGCAGTGCAGCGATCTATGCAACctgcaaaactttttttcctttcaattcaatttcaaaaatatatatttgtccCCTGGGGGCAATTTAAGGCATGTAGAGAAGTTGGACACAAAACAGTAGCAAAAGATCTACAATAGTAGTAGCAGCTATGTGGTAGTTAAAATAGGAttaattaaatttgaaaattaaaaatggaatatGCTGAGTTAAGACAGTGTGCAAAATGACTGTacagaatttttgtattttcagtatttGGTTGTGTTGTCAGATTTTGCGGTGCCTCCCCCACTCCCTTCATCCTTACGCTCACCTCACCCAACCTGTCGTggcagatggccgccttccCTGTGCCTGGTTGTTgggcatattttttttccctccccatgtttatttatttattggttcCTTCCCACCGTCGCCGACTTtgcttgctcatagggaatccaaaggcaactttgaATTGTGgggttctctgttctttgtttaaaattctTAAGGTCTTCCCCTTACAATTTCCtctgggatgaataaagtacATCTAATCTTatcttactatgtgaagtgttACGAGATGACTTATGGTTTGAACTGGCAcagaataaacaagaaaagcactcagagattgCAGCACTCCACcatggctgctcagtcgttgtacaATTTCCAGCGGAgaagtcccgataagtcagtagcggtcgatttgtagtaggattgcaatcatgtgatcttcagctgaggctgtgctgctatctcgcaatgatacagcaATCTTTAACAaggccgtggatccagactatgagccacatcactgccaaaatttaatcagttggtccttgtgtcctttctgactttccctgaaaatttcatccaaattctgttattctgtttttgagtaatgttgcgcacagacaaacagacgccgatcgtcacgtaactcTGTCACATAACtaaactgaaattaaatgtttttatttggttgctttttctaagttgtcaacatttttttccaaaatgctACATGTGGTATAAAATTGATTACTTGAATTAtactttaaaaaatcattttcttttgatTAGTTTAATATATAAATGACCATTCCTCACAGTGTGGTGGCAcaatttcttgttatttttttcagtcttttgagGGTCACTCACTCTTGCCCATTTGCTAGACTGTTATGTAGAAGCATGTGACAACTCGTGTAAACTataataagctttttttttatgtagccCTCTATTGATTTGTGGGGGATTTCCGTGCTGGCTGTGAACGCCTCACTGGGCCTGCTGGAAACCGTGAAGTGGCTCCGCGGATCCCCTCCGTCTACTTGGGCGGGCCTTTTCTGTGGCGCTGCTACAGGGATACCAAGATGGAAATCCAGGGGCTTTCTGATGCCCAAAACATTCACTCTCAACATGGCGCCCTACACAGAACCGCTTCGTCTCCGCTTCGGTCGGCCACCGGATCGTTACCTCGTTTTGTTCCCAGCGAAAACGACGCCGACGGACCGTTGGAGCCTCACagcgacaacaacaacaacaacaccaggCCGAGGACGTCGCCGTTTCGCCTGCTGGCGGAAAATGGCAGCGAGGAGGCTTGTTCGCCAGTTAGCAGACCGCAAACGACCGTTAATTTACCGGGTATCAAACCGAGCGTCGGACTTTATAACGTGAGGAGGGAACATGAGTTGGAGTCGGTGAGGACGGGCAGGAAGTACGGGGCGGAAAGCGGGGAGACGGTAATGCAAATGGCGCTGCCTCTGTTTGAAGGGGAAGAGGAACCGCAGCGGCAGCTAACGTTACTGTTTCCAGTTTTACGGCAGCAGCGTGAGGACGGCGCCTCGAAGCAGCAGCCAGGAACCGGCcactgtcctgctgctgctaccGCCGCCCCGGGCAGCTTCAACACACCGATAAACGGTTCGGATAAAACAACACAGGAGCTGTTTTTAGCTGAAGAGGATGGGAGCAAACCCCGACAGGATGCATCATGTGAGGATAAAGTGAAAGGTAAACCACCGGAGAGCTCGAAACCGAGTCACCGGGGCTCCATGGATGTAGGAAACGGCAGTAACGTTGTTCTCTGCGAAGCTAACGACGACTTGAACTGTCTTGATACGCAAACGTTGAAAAAACCTGAGCATATTTTCGGTTTACTGGGCGATAATTCCGCCCTGAGTGACGGTAAACAGGTCGCCTACCACCGTACTGTCGAAGACGTTGTTTTGACAAACAAATATGGCGATAAGATCTGTGGGCAGATCTGCACCGAAAACAATGACAGTAAGCTGGTCAGGGAGCTCTCGTCCCGGATCGACGAGACCTTGATCTCAGGGGCGGCGGGCATCGTAGAAGCCATGGATACATCGGGCTTTATTTCAGACACCACCGGGCTGCAGGACGCTACAAACCCGGTCATGGCCTCCTCAAGCCCGCCTGCAAGTGAAAGCTTCTCCGGAACCATCACGATAAACAACCAAAGCATCATAGTGACCATAGAGAATGGGATACTGACTCTGGCTGCCCCGCCAGAGGGGTATGTACACAAGGAGGATGACATGATTAGCTTAAGGGAGCACCTAGGCATGAAAGACCATGAGGATATTGTTCTTCTCAACTATGACAGTGGTACCAAGTCCATCGGGAAGATCAGCACGTTGGCACTGGCCAGCTCCAGCCGGGAGGAAGAGCCCACGCCTGGGTTGTCTGTCAGCGACTCTGAGCTGGCTCTCGTGGATGACTGCTCATTGTCAGAGCTGGGCACCTCACTGGACTCCTGTCCTATTGTGAAGCAAGAATCAGGGGTGCTGTGTGCTGTAACAGAGGCCGATCTGGTCACTCCATCCCCCAAAGCCACGGACAACGAGGACTTCCAGTCtgtaccactaatcaggtccAAAAAAGAGACACTGGCCTCTTTTGGATGCCCAGAACCAGGCTGCTCCTGCACATTTGACACCCGTCAGAAACTCAAGGTTCACCTCCTGAACCACGCAGAGGACCCACGGCCCTATCAGTGCAACGTGGAGGGATGCGGCTGGGCGTTTGCTACTTCTTACAAGTTAAAGCGGCATCGTCAGTCCCACGACAAGCAGCGGCCACACACTTGCCAGTTTGAAGGCTGTGGACGGCGTTTCACCACCGTCTACAACCTTAAGGCTCATGTCAAAGTCCACGAACAGGACAACGCTTTCATCTGTGAAATCTGCAGTGAGAGGTTTCGCAGTGCTACGCGACTCACCAATCACCAAAGGGTCCACTTTGAGCCGCAGAGGCCACACAAGTGTGAATTTCCAGGTAACACAAACTAGTGATAGTTTTTTTCCCATCATGCTTTTTATTTCAGAATTTCTCCCTTTTTCTTTCACATGTGCTCCATCTGCTGTTTGGTATTGTACCAGCTGCACAGAACATCTTAGGGTGAAGCGACTCAACTGTACTTATCAGTCTGGTGTGTTATAGTAAAAAGAAGAACCGGTCCAAGGATTTTATATTAAGGAGTCTAAATTCTTCTCGACATCATTTCTTTTGTAGAAGCTTGTCTGTTCTCTTTTTCTACCAAAGCCCCTTTCAGATATGTACTCCTTTCCTTTAATCTGATGgcatctgattggtcagcttcatgtctgaatgagtgCACTGGTCACTTTTCTGTAATAGTCATGAGGCAGTCTTAGGTCCGAACTGCATGCAGTCATAAATGCACTCACAAGCTGCATTACTTTGAGTCATGTGAAGCAATTTGAGTAAGagattttccacatttcagcaccgaTAGTGGTCAGAAAGTGCAAAAGACACAGTTGGTTAGTAAAAGATCTTTCTCAGTCACTTTGTACTTTAAAAACATCTATTAAGACTAAAAGTgtccacaaaagaaaaatgttaatgtGATGAAGATGGAGTTTCCAATTAATGAGACTCGCCAATAATGAATGTAGTTCatgttttgacaaaacattaacaggagctgaaatctggcttgttgcttccagctgtttgtagcagtctttcctctgagtttattaaatacccgcagcatcagacagcacaAGGGTCTCTAAAGGGAGACTGTCGCATGCATTTACACACATGGAATAATTGTAGTAACCTAActaattgttttttattataaattatcCCCAACATGGAGATAGGAttgatcaggatctaacagtTAGTCACATGGTGTACTTTTCCAGCAATACTATATGCCCCATTTTTGAACAATCTGATAATTTAGGTTTTACAGGTTTGATATAAATTGTgcttttgtgtacttttttatttacgTGTTCCCCTTTCTGCTCTATGCAGGCTGTGAGAAAACCTTCATCACCTTCAGTGCCCTGTTCTCCCACAATCGTACTCATTTCAGAGAAACGGGCCATTTCACATGTTCCTATCCAGGCTGCGACAAAACGTATGACAAGGCCTGTCGTCTCAAAATCCACCTGAGGAGTCACACTGGTAAGTTATAATAAAGTATTCAGTTTCTCACACATAGACCTTATTTAGGGCGAACAGGTGTATAAACGGGTGCCAAAATATTTTTGACCTTATATATGGTGgtatttattaaataattttacAATCTCCACATGCATACACAGTGAGAAATAATTTTACAATCTCCACATGCATACACAGTGAGAAACAATTTCACATCTCTGCAGTACTTCAGGAAGGAGGGTCCAGTGCTGTATAACTGGACCTAAAGCTACAGATAAGTGAACAGTGTCTTTAAATATACGTGGTATAATTCTACAATGATGAGTATTTAGGCCACAGATAAATTTTTAGGCTTCCTCCTTAgataaaccaacaaaaaaaaaacattcctcaATCAAAGAGGCTTTGAATGTGCTACTCTTTGTTCACTCATTGCAGATGAGAGCAGCTTTCACTCAAGTGTCTTGTAGGCTAATCTTGGCTCATTTGAAGTTACTTGATCAATGAGCCCTGTCCctgtcagataaatgaatgaaatgagcaGAAGTTTGAGTTTCACAGACACCCTCtaattatgacatttatgtCACTCAGACCCTTGCTGACCCTCATGTACTCACAAAATAGGCAAATTTTAGCGCTATTTTTCGTTTTAATGCTGGTAAATGcagcattcattttttttatttacgtGTTTTTATTTCCCTGTCATTGATATATGTTGGGAGTAGTGTACTTATGTTCACAGCTAATAAAGAGGTCATGGTGTTAACCAGAAGTCAGTACCAAGATGGTGCTTTAGCTAAAGTCTTTATTAGTATCAACACAAAATATGAGCACACTAAACAACATTCCAGGCAAATCAAAACAGCTGAGCCATGACATCAGCTGTACTGTCATTTAAAATGAGAGTATGGCCACCAAGTATCTGCAACAAAAAGCATCTGTTCACTGCattgtaaaacacagaaaatgtcagTTGAAAAAACCCAACTTTATTACATTTGAAATGTGGCTGCCGTGCGCTCCTAAAATATTTCTGGTGGacacagaaatacagtaaaTCACAGAGCAGCCAGATGCTGCGGACATAATCAATGACTGTCAGTGTTTGGTATTTCCAAACCATAATTACAGAAGTAGTCACTGGAAACTAAAATATCTTGTTTGAATGGAAACTAAAGCAGGTCAGCCGTGCAGCAGTGGATGACATAGGCCAGTTTTACAGAAATCATAATCTAAGCTCACATTTAGCTTGTTACCGCCTAATGCACTCGCAATTAAACTTTCTGCCTTCTTGTCTTTAGGTGAGAGACCATTTGTCTGTGATTCAGAGGGCTGCGGTTGGTCCTTTACTAGCATGTCAAAGTTGCTCCGACATAAACGGTAAGTGCTTATTAACTTGTGCTTTTCCACTTGTGCTCTTCCAACGCTTACTGTTAAAGTCAGATAGGTTGAAAGTAGTAAAGCTGCTGTGACTTCACTTATTTCACCTGTTAGTTAGTGCTTGAGGTATTGACAGATCGGATTATGCAGTAGAAATAGCAAGTAATGACAGACTAGGCCATGTCACACAAGCTTGTTAATGTAGCTTTGGTTTAGCGTTACAGTTTGGTATGTTTCAACACTGAATGTTTGTGATTTGAGGTAACACAtctgttaaatgtttagttttgttttagtaTCCGTCACCTTACCTTACTattgcatttctgttttataGGTACAGTTTACTTATTATCTTGACATTacaagctttttttctttagtgTTTTAGGCATTGCGGTAAGGTTGATTCAAAATTAGTTTTAACTggatgttttttaatgtatgaatttgtgtctgtgtttatcaGGAAACACGATGATGACCGGCGTTTTGTCTGTACAGAGGAGGGTTGTGGAAAGTCCTTCACTCGTGCCGAGCACCTCAAGGGTCACAGTATCACACACCTGGGCACCAAGCCCTTTCAGTGCCATGCAGAAGGTACATAGAGCAGATACAGCTTCAAACATCAAAATATGGTAGTAGTCAGGTCTTTTAATTGTACAGCAttcctgtttgtttattttctgtgatgtgGCTCTGATGTTTGCctcctgtgtgtttgtcaggCTGCAATGCCAAATTCTCAGCACGCAGCAGCTTGTACATCCACTCCAAGAAGCATAAGCAGGATGCCAGCACCCTGAGGACCCGCTGTCCTGTGGCCAACTGCTCCAAGCACTTCTCCTCCCGCAGTAGCCTTAAGAGCCACATGCTCAAACACCACCACCTCAGTCCTGGTTAGTAACCATCACTGTTGGCTCATGACCTAAAAACAGCCTATGATTCATTTAGCTTCATTCATTTCAAATTAGGTTTCCTGTAGTAGCCAGGGAATCAGTACTGTTAACCTAAAACAGAACAAGACATATCCATATATGACCCACTTATGCTTCTTTGTTTGATGACAGCAGTGTCTTACAGAAACAGGGTGTTTCTTATACATGCATAGATATATTCTTTGGATAATGAGTCCTAACTATAATGTACTTGCTGTCTTTTTTGACATTCAACAGTAGCCCTAAGCTTAGTATTCGGTATATGTTTGAAAAGGATAAATAGCAGTTTGTCTGACTATTTGGCAGAATGTGCCGCTTTTATGGACATCTGCTGTTATGTCTGACAACCTCAGATGATCCTCTGCATCCACCTTGCTCAACTCAAACAAGGAcgtgtgtttttctctcttcagtCAGGTGATGATGTATTGTAATGAAACTGAATAAAGGTGCAGCTGCTGATGTAACTTTCATtctcatatttaaaaatatttctttctttagGAGCAATTTTACAAAATCATTCATTACATATTTACAGTTGTTTGTAGGAAATTGTGGACTGTCCTTATTAGCAaacttttttcctctcctccttcccagATGTTCTGAACCAGATGGAGACGACGCCCACCCTGACCCCCAGCAGTGAACTCATCAGTTCCACCCCAACGACGGTTGCAGGGCCCGGTATTGCCGGAGGCGACCAGCTAACTAACTTGGACCTCAGCTCTCTGTTCTCTGCTGTGCCTGGAGGCACGGCGCCCACTGCCGGCATCGGAGTGGGAATTCCCGTGGGTGGTGGAAGCTGTAACGGCACCTTCACAATGGACCTCTCCCTGATCAGCTCGGGCATTCTCACCATCGACCCCTCCTCAGTGGGCAGCACACTCGGTACTGGCACTAGCACCACACTAGCCAAGGCTGTGGATCCTCTTATCTTGGCAGCCAGTGCTGACATGGGCCACCACCATGGTCTGGAGGGAACAGTGGGTGATGTCCTACCCCCACAAGGTACCCTCAACCTGGATGATGTGCAGACTGTTACCCCGGAGGCGCTGGGAACCCTCACGGCTCTCACCATGCAGGGTGCTGGTGCATCTGTGGATCCCAGTCTGCAGCACCCACTCAGCTCTTCCAGCGCCCTGGGCGTGGAGTCAGCAGCTTCCCTGGCTGTGACCCCCGTTGCCGAGCTGCTGGCCTCACCCTCCAAAGTAGTGGAGGTGGGTGGCCAGGGGGGCGCAGGGCCTCTGCTGGGCTGTGTGGAGGTGCTGGGACCTCAGGAGGGAGGAAAAGTTCTCACCCAGTTCGTCTTCCCcagtcacagcagcagcttcagcccacaaaaagacacagaactcAATGCTGTGTCACCGAGCAGCTTCCTGGTGAGCAGCCACATAGTCTTTCtttattcaaaaattaaaatatttataagttTTTAAAGGTGTACGGCTCttaaaagaaatggaaaacattactctgtattctttggtacTGGGCATGTGGATCTTGAGGAAACTGTTATTGCAGTTGGTACAATGAGCTGCTTAGTTGAAACAATTTACTCATCagtcaaatcaacaaaaaacagatacaCAACTTTC encodes the following:
- the si:dkey-156n14.3 gene encoding zinc finger protein ZXDC, which translates into the protein MEIQGLSDAQNIHSQHGALHRTASSPLRSATGSLPRFVPSENDADGPLEPHSDNNNNNTRPRTSPFRLLAENGSEEACSPVSRPQTTVNLPGIKPSVGLYNVRREHELESVRTGRKYGAESGETVMQMALPLFEGEEEPQRQLTLLFPVLRQQREDGASKQQPGTGHCPAAATAAPGSFNTPINGSDKTTQELFLAEEDGSKPRQDASCEDKVKGKPPESSKPSHRGSMDVGNGSNVVLCEANDDLNCLDTQTLKKPEHIFGLLGDNSALSDGKQVAYHRTVEDVVLTNKYGDKICGQICTENNDSKLVRELSSRIDETLISGAAGIVEAMDTSGFISDTTGLQDATNPVMASSSPPASESFSGTITINNQSIIVTIENGILTLAAPPEGYVHKEDDMISLREHLGMKDHEDIVLLNYDSGTKSIGKISTLALASSSREEEPTPGLSVSDSELALVDDCSLSELGTSLDSCPIVKQESGVLCAVTEADLVTPSPKATDNEDFQSVPLIRSKKETLASFGCPEPGCSCTFDTRQKLKVHLLNHAEDPRPYQCNVEGCGWAFATSYKLKRHRQSHDKQRPHTCQFEGCGRRFTTVYNLKAHVKVHEQDNAFICEICSERFRSATRLTNHQRVHFEPQRPHKCEFPGCEKTFITFSALFSHNRTHFRETGHFTCSYPGCDKTYDKACRLKIHLRSHTGERPFVCDSEGCGWSFTSMSKLLRHKRKHDDDRRFVCTEEGCGKSFTRAEHLKGHSITHLGTKPFQCHAEGCNAKFSARSSLYIHSKKHKQDASTLRTRCPVANCSKHFSSRSSLKSHMLKHHHLSPDVLNQMETTPTLTPSSELISSTPTTVAGPGIAGGDQLTNLDLSSLFSAVPGGTAPTAGIGVGIPVGGGSCNGTFTMDLSLISSGILTIDPSSVGSTLGTGTSTTLAKAVDPLILAASADMGHHHGLEGTVGDVLPPQGTLNLDDVQTVTPEALGTLTALTMQGAGASVDPSLQHPLSSSSALGVESAASLAVTPVAELLASPSKVVEVGGQGGAGPLLGCVEVLGPQEGGKVLTQFVFPSHSSSFSPQKDTELNAVSPSSFLESGGSARTDYRAIQLAKKKKQRGPSASSGTSGSSQRKTKGAKAPVAPVPLAPSGGRYSDGATAANGGLTLRDPVTGAQYVQIQLLQDDPASDGDLAFQLSSQPSSSHSQLTVDLPVNILQEPSVMTEDDNGSDNSQFTGSTINLQDLE